In one Lycium barbarum isolate Lr01 chromosome 7, ASM1917538v2, whole genome shotgun sequence genomic region, the following are encoded:
- the LOC132603750 gene encoding probable serine/threonine-protein kinase PBL12 encodes MAFKRFLKATLPNCFKVKIVHAIDPSENNKKTVSIKHGTNCGHSRLALSDISDPESSFSMSDLSSNAIIGSNLHIFTHAQLKVITSNFSSYNFLGEGGFGPVYKGFIDDKIEPGLEAQPVAVKLLDLEGDQGHMEWLTEVVLLGQLRHPNLVKLIGHCWEDEQRLLVYEYMARGNLENQLFSRCSSSLPWLTRMKIAVDAAKALAFLHGEEKPVIYRDFKTSNILLDSDYTAKLSDFGLAKDGPEGSDSHVTTPVMGTYGYAAPEYMMRGYLTTRSDVYSFGVVLLELLTGRQAIDKNRPCREKNLVKWARPLLRDSHKLDGIMDPRLEGQYSTKGAKKVAALAYKCLSQKPKSRPTMINVVKILEPVLDLKDIPIGPFVYVVPSFECQSGLDSCGLKTKGTEEKVEKQNKDRIISDQDDKGNAREKRLGHMHKNQLKSATIYTDTHLHRTLRKELR; translated from the exons ATGGCTTTCAAGAGATTCTTGAAAGCTACCTTACCTAATTGCTTCAAAGTTAAGATTGTTCATGCAATTGATCCTTCAGAGAACAACAAAAAAACTGTTTCTATTAAACATGGTACTAATTGTGGTCATTCAAGGCTAGCTCTTTCAGATATAAGTGATCCAGAATCATCATTTTCTATGAGTGATCTCTCTTCAAATGCCATTATTGGATCCAACCTTCATATTTTCACACATGCTCAACTCAAAGTCATTACAAGTAACTTCTCATCCTATAATTTTCTTGGAGAAGGTGGGTTTGGACCTGTTTACAAGGGGTTCATTGATGATAAAATTGAGCCTGGTTTAGAAGCTCAACCTGTTGCTGTTAAGTTGCTGGACTTGGAAGGTGATCAGGGCCACATGGAATGGCTG ACAGAAGTAGTGTTACTTGGGCAATTGAGGCATCCAAATCTAGTAAAGTTGATTGGACATTGCTGGGAGGATGAGCAAAGGCTTCTTGTTTACGAGTACATGGCAAGGGGCAATCTAGAGAACCAGTTATTTAGCA GATGTTCGAGTAGCTTGCCATGGCTGACCAGAATGAAAATTGCAGTTGATGCTGCAAAGGCGCTAGCTTTTCTGCATGGGGAAGAAAAACCAGTAATCTACCGAGACTTTAAGACTTCTAATATCCTCTTGGACTCG GATTATACGGCTAAGCTTTCTGATTTTGGACTAGCAAAGGATGGTCCGGAAGGTAGTGATTCACATGTCACAACTCCTGTTATGGGTACATATGGCTATGCTGCTCCTGAGTACATGATGAGAG GTTATTTGACTACTAGGAGCGATGTTTACAGTTTTGGAGTTGTCTTGTTAGAACTACTAACAGGACGACAAGCCATTGACAAGAATCGTCCTTGTAGGGAGAAAAACTTGGTGAAATGGGCCAGGCCCCTCCTCCGGGATTCACACAAGCTCGACGGGATAATGGACCCGCGACTTGAAGGCCAGTACTCCACCAAAGGAGCCAAAAAGGTGGCTGCATTGGCTTATAAATGCTTGAGCCAGAAGCCTAAATCTAGACCTACCATGATCAATGTGGTCAAGATCTTGGAACCTGTCTTGGACTTAAAAGATATACCAATTGGCCCATTTGTTTATGTGGTTCCCTCATTTGAATGTCAGAGTGGATTGGATAGTTGTGGTTTGAAGACAAAGGGGACCGAAGAAAAAGTTGAGAAACAAAATAAGGATCGCATAATAAGTGATCAAGATGACAAAGGAAATGCAAGAGAAAAGAGACTTGGCCACATGCATAAGAATCAACTAAAGTCTGCTACTATTTACACGGATACTCATTTGCATAGGACTTTGAGGAAAGAATTGAGATAA